One Peterkaempfera bronchialis DNA window includes the following coding sequences:
- a CDS encoding alpha/beta hydrolase, which translates to MDLTSGAFFALIVAVLVVLTVLVLALWNRIPGPKAVRHGGRLGLLLLNQAVAVLVALVWLNNTYAFYESWDDLLGNNGNQVALGPDGATPKVGAAALGGLQPKGTRSALSFDPYKRDVLISTAVGPSSRLRGELYVWLPPQYHEAAYQDKAFPVIELLPGQPGSPRTWFGALDVDRKLSGLIASQQTHPFILVAVTMNYTGIKDTGCTNIPNGPQADTWLAKDVPWLIKHSLRAAPDARHWAVMGYSAGGYCAVNLIVKHPSVFHSAVSLSGYNTPDSPFVVHNPALRAANSPVLRLRRMAAQPDIALLLAGSLQDGRTVADARSLLAELSRPAHGTTLTVAHGGHNTAVWAAMLPTALEWLTKNTAGPVHTARGIRAVPPPHRHPSRKEEVHAATAAPSTAARR; encoded by the coding sequence ATGGACTTGACGAGCGGCGCGTTCTTCGCGCTCATCGTGGCCGTGCTGGTGGTGCTCACCGTGCTGGTGCTGGCCCTGTGGAACCGGATACCCGGCCCGAAAGCCGTCCGCCACGGTGGGAGACTCGGCCTGCTGCTGCTCAACCAGGCCGTGGCCGTGCTGGTCGCCCTCGTCTGGCTGAACAACACCTACGCCTTCTACGAGAGCTGGGACGACCTGCTCGGCAACAACGGGAACCAGGTCGCCCTCGGCCCGGACGGCGCCACCCCCAAGGTGGGCGCGGCCGCCCTCGGCGGGCTCCAGCCCAAGGGCACCCGCTCGGCGCTGTCGTTCGACCCGTACAAGCGCGATGTGCTCATCTCGACGGCGGTCGGGCCGAGCTCCCGGCTGCGCGGCGAGTTGTACGTCTGGCTGCCGCCGCAGTACCACGAGGCGGCCTACCAGGACAAGGCGTTCCCGGTGATCGAGCTGCTGCCCGGCCAGCCCGGCTCGCCGCGCACCTGGTTCGGTGCCTTGGACGTCGACCGCAAGCTGAGCGGGCTGATCGCCTCGCAGCAGACCCACCCGTTCATCCTGGTCGCGGTCACCATGAACTACACCGGCATCAAGGACACCGGCTGCACCAACATCCCCAACGGCCCCCAGGCCGACACCTGGCTGGCCAAGGACGTGCCCTGGCTGATCAAACACAGCCTGCGGGCCGCCCCCGACGCCCGCCACTGGGCGGTCATGGGCTACTCCGCCGGCGGATACTGCGCCGTCAACCTCATCGTCAAGCACCCCTCCGTCTTCCACTCCGCCGTCAGCCTCTCCGGCTACAACACCCCCGACTCCCCGTTCGTCGTGCACAACCCGGCGCTGCGTGCCGCCAACAGCCCCGTGCTGCGGCTGCGCCGGATGGCCGCGCAGCCGGATATCGCGCTGCTGCTGGCCGGCAGCCTCCAGGACGGCCGCACGGTGGCCGACGCCCGCTCGCTGCTGGCCGAGCTGTCCCGCCCCGCCCACGGCACCACGCTCACCGTCGCCCACGGCGGGCACAACACCGCCGTCTGGGCGGCGATGCTGCCCACCGCCCTGGAGTGGCTGACCAAGAACACGGCAGGTCCGGTCCACACCGCCCGGGGCATCCGGGCGGTACCGCCCCCGCACCGGCATCCCTCCCGCAAGGAGGAGGTCCACGCCGCCACGGCCGCACCCTCCACCGCCGCCCGCCGCTGA
- a CDS encoding CotH kinase family protein, with amino-acid sequence MGTPAKAPGRRLRHRIPLRLRHHWKPAALLCAGLALLLAFFGDARISPYVTSASAAEGSKVTENIPGTAELYDATVAHSIRLEYDEDDFTAMMAEFRKDGSKEYIEADATIDGTLVSRVGIRLKGNSTLQSLRRSGSDSGFGRQGGEFGGGFGGEFGGGGGMTAVPLSADKPEELPWLIKVDQYIAGRAYQGHQQISVRPGSNASIPLNEAVSLASVKTSGQAAERSALSSFTVNNRPAVARLIVENPSRDFAETAVGTDGVLYKALSTGRFSYQGDDPTAYKDDFKQLTKKGSQDLQPVIDLMKWVDTSSDKEFAEGLGKRVDVESFARYVATQNLLLNSDDMSGPGKNYYLWYDLGSRKFTVLGWDYNLTFNGSSDAGPDDTIGLGGGRPPGGTGGFPQGLPEGLPEGLPEGFPEGGGPEGGGPPGGGMMSGHTLKERFLELSAFDDVYHDAYRELYQQFYGSGSALKALDTAVDQAVAAGAERSGIATAAEKLRSTITARTKSLAADPVVRGTAGG; translated from the coding sequence ATGGGTACCCCGGCCAAGGCGCCCGGGCGGCGGCTGCGCCACCGCATCCCGCTCCGGCTGCGCCACCACTGGAAGCCCGCCGCGCTGCTCTGCGCGGGGCTCGCCCTGCTGCTGGCCTTCTTCGGCGATGCGCGGATCTCGCCCTATGTCACCAGCGCCTCGGCGGCGGAGGGCAGCAAGGTCACGGAGAACATCCCGGGCACGGCCGAGCTGTATGACGCCACGGTCGCGCACTCGATTCGGCTGGAGTACGACGAGGACGACTTCACGGCGATGATGGCCGAGTTCCGGAAGGACGGCTCCAAGGAGTACATCGAGGCGGACGCGACCATCGACGGCACCCTGGTGTCCAGGGTCGGCATCCGGCTGAAGGGCAACTCCACCCTCCAGTCCCTGCGCCGCTCCGGCTCGGACTCTGGATTCGGGCGGCAGGGCGGCGAATTCGGCGGGGGATTCGGCGGCGAATTCGGCGGCGGCGGCGGGATGACGGCCGTCCCGCTCTCCGCCGACAAGCCGGAGGAGCTGCCCTGGCTCATCAAGGTCGACCAGTACATCGCGGGCCGGGCGTACCAGGGGCACCAGCAGATCTCGGTGCGTCCCGGGTCCAATGCGTCCATACCGCTCAACGAAGCCGTCTCGCTGGCCTCGGTGAAGACCTCCGGGCAGGCGGCGGAGCGTTCTGCGCTCTCCTCCTTCACCGTCAACAACCGCCCGGCGGTGGCCCGGCTGATCGTGGAGAACCCCTCCCGCGACTTCGCGGAGACCGCCGTCGGCACGGACGGCGTGCTCTACAAGGCCCTGAGCACCGGCCGGTTCTCCTACCAGGGTGACGACCCGACCGCGTACAAGGACGACTTCAAGCAGCTCACCAAGAAGGGAAGCCAGGATCTCCAGCCCGTCATCGACCTGATGAAGTGGGTCGACACCTCGTCGGACAAGGAGTTCGCCGAGGGGTTGGGCAAGCGGGTCGACGTCGAGTCCTTCGCCCGCTATGTCGCCACGCAGAATCTGCTGCTGAACTCCGACGACATGAGCGGCCCCGGCAAGAACTACTACCTCTGGTACGACCTGGGCAGCAGGAAGTTCACCGTGCTGGGGTGGGACTACAACCTCACCTTCAACGGGAGCAGCGACGCCGGACCGGACGACACGATCGGCCTGGGCGGCGGCCGACCACCTGGCGGCACCGGTGGCTTTCCCCAGGGACTCCCCGAAGGACTACCGGAAGGCCTCCCCGAGGGCTTCCCTGAAGGCGGCGGGCCTGAAGGCGGCGGGCCACCCGGCGGGGGCATGATGTCCGGCCACACCCTCAAGGAGCGCTTCCTGGAGCTGTCCGCGTTCGACGACGTCTACCACGACGCCTACCGCGAGCTGTACCAGCAGTTCTACGGCTCCGGCAGCGCACTCAAGGCCCTGGATACGGCTGTGGACCAGGCCGTGGCGGCGGGCGCCGAGAGGTCCGGGATCGCCACCGCCGCCGAGAAGCTGCGGTCCACAATCACCGCCCGGACCAAGAGCCTCGCCGCCGACCCGGTCGTCCGGGGCACGGCCGGCGGCTGA
- a CDS encoding DUF4956 domain-containing protein, producing the protein MNFNLQDLSGTFSVADIVLAMALSFALSTMIGFVYRATHRNVSYSQSYVQTLVIVGMVVALIMLVVGSNLARAFSLVGALSVVRFRNAVKETRDVGFIFLVMGLGMACGARFYTLAAIAAVAICLIMVVMHRFNWFHLDVQRQVVKVQLPAGEDRTAAIQDVLLRFTTEFELVSTESIRGGTLTEVFYTVRLKKGTEPGELVMALQERASGQRVTVLTGYDQTDL; encoded by the coding sequence GTGAACTTCAACCTCCAGGATCTCAGCGGCACCTTCAGCGTGGCCGACATCGTGCTCGCGATGGCGCTGTCGTTCGCCCTGAGCACCATGATCGGCTTCGTCTACCGGGCGACGCACCGCAATGTCTCCTACAGCCAGTCCTATGTGCAGACCCTGGTCATCGTCGGCATGGTCGTGGCACTGATCATGCTGGTGGTCGGCTCCAACCTGGCCCGGGCCTTCTCCCTGGTCGGCGCGCTGTCGGTGGTCCGCTTCCGCAACGCGGTCAAGGAGACCCGGGATGTCGGCTTCATCTTCCTGGTGATGGGCCTGGGCATGGCCTGCGGCGCCCGCTTCTACACCCTGGCGGCCATCGCCGCCGTGGCCATCTGCCTGATCATGGTCGTGATGCACCGCTTCAACTGGTTCCACCTCGATGTGCAGCGGCAGGTCGTCAAGGTCCAACTGCCTGCCGGCGAGGACCGCACGGCGGCCATCCAGGACGTACTGCTCCGCTTCACCACCGAGTTCGAGCTGGTGAGCACCGAGTCCATCCGCGGCGGCACGCTGACCGAGGTCTTCTACACGGTGCGGCTGAAGAAGGGCACCGAGCCGGGCGAACTGGTCATGGCCCTCCAGGAGCGCGCCTCCGGACAGCGGGTCACCGTGCTGACCGGGTACGACCAGACCGACCTGTGA
- a CDS encoding polyphosphate polymerase domain-containing protein, with amino-acid sequence MAWWRTASRRDAADDPSAGKDDGEQVLRVADRLHAFNRYELKYLVPAEQATAIRDELVERMDRDPHSPVGGYGVWSLYYDTPQLRFYWEKIEGLKFRRKLRLRHYGDLAAVTDDSPVFVEVKQRVNRVTQKRRIRLPYATARRLCDRRELIEHAERERAFVEEVLDLVVRLDLRPTAITGYQREALVGRAQDTGLRVTFDRRIRGRDRDFHLGAEAENRYTVPPHLAVMEVKVNERAPYWITDLAARRDLNLVRVSKYVQSIEAFGLAPRSVFHVRDEDLTPPTPHTPRHPAPAQLPVEA; translated from the coding sequence ATGGCCTGGTGGCGAACCGCCTCCCGCAGGGACGCGGCCGACGATCCGAGTGCGGGGAAGGACGACGGCGAGCAGGTGCTGCGGGTGGCCGACCGTCTGCACGCCTTCAATCGCTATGAGTTGAAGTACCTGGTCCCGGCGGAGCAGGCGACCGCGATCCGCGACGAGTTGGTCGAGCGCATGGACCGCGACCCGCATAGCCCGGTCGGCGGCTACGGGGTGTGGAGTCTGTACTACGACACACCTCAACTGCGGTTCTACTGGGAGAAGATCGAGGGGCTGAAGTTCCGCCGCAAGCTGCGGCTGCGCCACTACGGCGATCTGGCGGCCGTCACGGACGACTCACCGGTCTTCGTGGAGGTCAAGCAGCGGGTCAACCGGGTCACCCAGAAGCGGCGGATCAGGCTTCCGTACGCGACCGCCCGGCGGCTCTGCGACCGGCGGGAGCTGATCGAGCATGCCGAGCGGGAGCGCGCCTTCGTGGAGGAGGTGCTGGACCTGGTCGTCCGGCTCGATCTGCGACCCACCGCCATCACCGGCTACCAGCGCGAGGCCCTGGTCGGCCGCGCCCAGGACACCGGGCTGCGGGTCACCTTCGACCGGCGCATCCGGGGTCGCGACCGTGACTTCCACCTCGGCGCCGAGGCCGAGAACCGCTACACCGTCCCGCCGCACCTGGCCGTGATGGAGGTCAAGGTCAATGAGCGGGCGCCGTACTGGATCACCGACCTGGCGGCCCGCCGCGACCTCAACCTGGTGCGGGTCTCCAAGTACGTGCAGAGCATCGAGGCATTCGGCCTGGCTCCCCGGTCCGTCTTCCACGTCCGCGACGAGGACCTCACTCCGCCCACCCCGCACACTCCCCGGCACCCGGCGCCGGCCCAGCTGCCTGTGGAGGCATGA